TGCTGCGTGAGGGCCTCGTCCTGCTCCTGACGTCCGCCGGGCACGAGGTCGTGGCCGTCGCCGGCACCGGCCCCGAGATCCTGCCCGCCCTGCTGGAGCACCGCCCCGACGCGGCCGTCGTCGACGTGCGGATGCCGCCGGACTTCCGCGACGAGGGGCTGCGCGCCGCACTCGCCGCGCGCAAGGAGCTGCCCGGGCTGCCGGTCCTGGTGCTCTCCCAGTACGTCGAGGAGTCGTACGCCGCGGAACTCCTCGCCGGAGGTGCGAGCGGCCTCGGCTATCTGCTCAAGGACCGGGTCGGCCGGGTGGACGAGTTCCTCGACGCCCTGGAGCGGGTCGCGGCCGGCGGCACCGCCCTGGACCCCGAGGTCGTCACCGAACTCCTGACCCGCCGCCCCGACTCACCCCTGGACTCCCTCACTCCGCGCGAACGCGAGGTGCTGGCCCTCATGGCCGAGGGGCACGACAACGCGACCATCGCCCGGACCCTCGTCGTCACCGAACGCGCCGTCCACAAGCACATCGGCAACGTCTTCCTCAAGCTCGGCCTGCCGCAGAGTGACAGCGGGCATCGCCGGGTGCTTGCGGTGCTGACGTATCTGAACAACTCGTAGGCGGGCGGCGGGGCGCCGTGGGGCGTGGCCGGCGTGGCGGGGCGGCCCGCGCTTCGGCGGGGTCGTGTCAGTCGCGGGCCGCGTCCGGGTGCTGTCGTACCCAGCCCGCCCATGCCGACGCGATCATGTCCTGGACGTCGTGCTTGGCCTTCCAGTCCAGTTCGGTGGCGATGCGGTCGGCGGAGGCGACGACGCGGGCCGGGTCGCCGGGGCGGCGCGGGGTGACGGTCGGGGGGCGGTCGTAGCCGGTGACGGCGTTGATGCGGTCGATCATCTCGCGCACCGAAACGCCCTCGCCGCGGCCGATGTTGAGGGTGAGGTCGTGGCCCGGCGAGTCCTGGAGGGCACGGGCGGCGGCGACATGGGCCTCCGCCAGGTCGACCACGTGGATGTAGTCGCGGATGCAGGTGCCGTCGGGGGTCGGGTAGTCGTCGCCGAAGATGCGCGGGGGCGCGTTCTCCGTCAGCTTCTCGAAGACCATCGGGACGAGGTTGAAGACGCCGGTGTCGGCGAGCCCGGGGGTGGCCGCGCCGGCCACGTTGAAGTAGCGGAGCGACGCCGTGGCCAGGCCCGTCGCCTTGCCGGTCGCTCGTACCAGCCACTCGCCCGCCAGCTTGGTCTCGCCGTACGGCGACATCGGCGCGCACGGCGTCTCCTCCGTCACCAGGTCGACGTCCGGCATGCCGTACACCGCCGCCGAGGAGGAGAAGACGAAGGACCGCACGTCGGCCGCCGTCACGGCCTCCAGGAGGACTCGCAGGCCCTCGACGTTCTCCCGGTAGTAGAGCAGCGGCAGATCGACCGACTCGCCGACCTGCTTCTTCGCCGCGAGATGGACGACACCGGTGATGCGGTGGGCCGCGATGGCGCGGGCGACACGCTCACGGTCCAGGGTCGAACCGACGACCAGCGGGACGCTGTCGGGCACACGGTCGGCGATGCCGGTGGACAGGTCGTCGTAGACCACGGCGCGCTCGCCCGCCTCGGTCATCGCCCGTACGACGTGCGCTCCGATGTAACCGGCGCCGCCGGTGATCAGCCAGGACATGTGCGGCCGTCCCCTCGTCAGTGGGCCTGTGGTCGTGAGTGACAGTGAAGCAGGCGGCGGAGTCCGTCATGGACAACCGACATGACTCCCCGTGAAGCGGGGGCCACGCGTAGTGCGAGCGCCCCGGAGTGTGTGCTGTACGGCTCCATGAGTACGACGGAGTGCCGGGCGCCCACCACGGCGCACCGGCGCGGCAGTTCGGCGCCCGCGCGCGCCTGCGCCGTGACCTCCCGGTACGCGCCGCCCCGGAAGCGCACCCGCAGCCGCAGATCCCATACGCGCGCCCCGCCGGCGGGCATCCGGCCGAACGCGAACGCGGCCCACCGGAGTGTCACCTCCGCCGACCAGAAGACACCCGCGCCCCCCACGGCCGGCGCGGCGAGCCCCACCGTCGTCCGCGGCCCCACCGCCCGCCCCGTCGCCCGGCACCGCCACTCCACCTCCAGAGCCTCCGGGCCCGCCTGTGCCATCCGGCCGTACAGCTCGTGCAGGCGCAGCCGCAGGAGGGCGGTACGCGCGCGTGGCCGCAGTTCGGCGTCGACGGTGAGCGGGAGGAAGCGGACGGGGCGGGTCAGCAGGGGTTCGAGGGTGATCCCGGGGAGGCCGGCCGACCAGGCGGGGGTGCCGTCGGGGGTGTGCGCGTAGGGCGGGAGCAGCCGGGCCGGGCGGGCGGCCAGGGCCCGGATGTGGGGCAGGTCACGGGGCTCGGGGGAGGCCAGGACGACCCGGCCGACGAGGCAGCCGGGGGCGGTGGGGCGGTGCTCCCAGTCGGACGCGTCGTACTCCGCCAGATACGCCCGCGTGAGCGTCCACCATGCGCGCCGGTGGTGCACGTCGTGCGACTCCAGCTCGCACGCGTACATCCGCAGCTCGTGGTCGAGGAACTTCGCCCGCGCCTCCCGCGCGAGCTCCTTGCGCCCGGCGGCCAGCAGGATCTCGTACGCCGCGCGGTTCGCCTCCGTGCGCGCCCGCCAGTCGGCGATGCCGGCCCGGCCCGGGGAACTCGGGAGCCGGTCGGCGCAGCCGCGCACGTGCCGGACGTAGACCCGGTTCGGGACGAGGGCGATGCGCGGACCGGCGGCCAGTACGCGCGCGCTGAAGACGAGGTCCCCGTGGCGGAAGCGGCCCTCGGGGAAGCGGATGCCGTGGTCGCGCAGGAAGTCGGTGCGGTAGAGCTTGTTGACGCAGAGCGTGTCGTGGACGAGACGCGGGCGCTGCGCCGGGCTCTCGTACACCGCGCGCGCGGCATGGAGACCGGCCTCCCAGGGCACCTCGCGCCCCTTCTCCGGTGCCTCGCGCCCCGCGGGTGCGCGTCTCTGCTCCGGCACCTCCCGCCGCACACACAACCCACCCGCCACGTCCGCCCCCGCGTCCGTCGCCGCCCTGAGCAGCGCGTCGGCCGCGCCCGGCGGCAGCAGGTCGCCGCTGTCCAGGAACATCACATACGGCGAGGTCACCCGGTCCAGGCCGGTGTTGCGCGGGCTGCCGCAGCCGCCGCTGTCGACCCGGCGCCGGACCACCCGCACCCGCGGTTCGCCCGCGGCGAGGCGCGTGAGCAGTTCCACGCTGTCGTCCGTCGAGCAGTCGTCGACGGCGACGATCTCACCGACGACGGGCCCCTGGGCCAGCGCCGAGCGCACGGCGGCCGTCACGTGCGCGGCGTCGTCGTGGCCGATGACCACGACGCCGACCCGCGGTACGGGCGCGGTGTGCGGGGCGTGAGGGTCCATGGGGCCACGTTCCGGAGTCGTAGGAGTGGTGGGTTGCCGCGCCCCCCGGCAGGGGCGTGTGGCCCGAGCCGGAAGACGGCGGCATCCGGACTCCGGTTCACTCGCGGGCGTCGGCAGTTCGGGGCGGAAGGAACACGTCACCGGGATCGTAGGCCGGGCGAAGGCCATATCCATGGCGATACGCCGTCAAAAGCCAATAATCGTCAGCTAATAGCACAACACCGGAACCGTGATGAGCGCGGAACGGGTCACGGCTCGGCGGATCACGGCCCGGCGGACCGCGCCCACCCGCCCGAGCGGCACCGTCCCCTCACGCCTCCAGCCCGCGCGCCTCCTCCAGTGCCGCCGCGTCCAGTGCCTCGGTGAGCTGGTCCAGCCGCTCCCGCAGCTCGCCGATCGCGTCCTTGTCGAAGCCCGTGGCCGCGACGATCCGGCGCGGCACCTGCAGCGCCCGCTCGCGCAGCGCGACGCCCTCGTCGGTGAGCCGCACCTCCACCGAGCGCTCGTCGCGGGCGCTGCGCTCCCGGCGCACCAGGCCGGCCGTCTCCAGCCGCTTGAGCAGCGGCGAGAGCGTGCCGGAGTCCAGGCGCAGATGCTCGCCGAGCTTCTTCACGGGCAGGTCGCCGTGCTCCCACAGCACCAGCATCACCAGGTACTGCGGATACGTGAGCCCCAGCTCCTTCAGGACCACGCGGTAGACGCCGCCGAAGGCGCGCGAGGCGGCGTTCAGGGAGAAGCAGATCTGCTGGTCGAGGCGGAGCCAGTCGGCCGTGGGCGTGGTCGTCATGCCTCCAGGGTAGCCCCTGTCCGTCATTTAGTTGTGTGCAATTGAATTGTGTGCTCTACTTGTGGTCGTCCGGCGGCCGCCAACAGAGCCGCCGGAACGTGACTTGAGAGGGATGGTTCCCATGGACGCGCTCTACACCGCTGTCGCCACCGCCACCCACGGCCGTGACGGTCGCGCCGTCTCCAACGACGGCAGGATCGACCTCAAGCTGGCCCCGCCGGTGGAGCTGGGCGGCAACGGGGAGGGCACCAACCCGGAGCAGCTGTTCGCCGCCGGCTACGCCGCCTGCTTCGGCAGCGCGCTCGGCCTCGTCGGCCGCCAGGCCAAGGTCGACGTCACCGACGCCGCCGTCACCGCCGAGGTCGGCATAGGCAAGCAGGGCGAGGGCTTCGGCCTGAAGGTGACGCTGCGCGTGGAGCTTCCCGACACCCTGGACGAGGAGACCGGCCGCAAGCTCGTCGAGCAGGCCCACCAGGTCTGCCCCTACTCCAACGCCACCCGCGGCAACATCGAGGTCGACCTCGTCATCGAGTAGCACCCCCGGCGCCCGTCAGCCGATCCGCGCCAGCACCTCTCCCGTCTCCCGGCTCCACGCCACCACCACCGCCTCCTCCGGCACCCGCTTCCACCGCGTCAGCAGCAGCCAGCGCGCGCGGTAGCGCCGGGCGACGGTCGTGCGCTCGGTGCGGGTCGACGTGGGGGAGAGGTAGGCGCGGACATCGGCGAGCCGGCGCTCCCGGTCCCGCTCGTCCAGGGCGGGATCGGGCCAGATCGGCGCCGCGAGGTCCGGCCCGAACCCGGGGATTGAACGCGGCGCGTAGTGCCCGTCGGAGATCACCACCTCGCCCTTGCCGACATGCCGCGCCACCCAGGCGTACGACGGCCAGCGCGAGGGCTGTTCCAGCCCCACCGGGTCCAGCGCCCTCGGCACCACCGCCCCGCCCTGCACGGTCAGGAACCCGACGCAGGCCCCGGCCGCCGCCGCCCCGCCCAGCACCCGGCGCGCCCTGCTCCAGGGCCGGGGCGCCGCCAGCTCCACCGCGAGGGCGAACTGGAGCGGCACCAGCGTGAGCCCGAGGATCCTGCCGTACGTGTAGTGGCCGCTGATCCAGCCGTACGCCACGAGCAGGCAGTCCAGCGCGAACAGCAGCACCAGCGGATCGCGCCGGGACGCACGCCCGCGCAGGCACAGCGCCGGCAGCCCGAGCAGCGCCAGCCAGAACTGACCGGGCAGCCCCTCGTACAGCCGCCGGTGCGTCCCGTCCACGCTGTGGTTTCCCGCCAGCGCGAACACGTCGAAGTACGGCCAGGACCAGCCGAGAAGCACCGCCACGCCCGCCGTCACCGCCCACCGCACCAGCACGGCGGGCCCCCACCCCCGCTGCCACCCCGCGACGAACGCCACCGCGCCCAGCACCGCCGCCGCCGCGGTGATCGGATGGACCAGCAGGATCAGCCCGTACAGCACGCCGAGCCCGGCGTACCCGGCGAACCCCGGCAGCCCGCTCGGCCCGACGTAGCGCACCGGCCACTGCCCACGGGCCCGCGCCCCCGTCCACGCCCAGGCCCAGAAGGTGAGCCCGATGGCGAACGCCGACGGGTAGCCGAGGTTGCCGGTCATCGACATCAGGCCGAGGTACCCGCTCCACCAGGCCCGCTCGGTCCCCCACAGCAGCGTCATCGCGCCCAGCGCGAGCACCGGCGCCCACGGCCGCGGCGTCAGCACCCGCACGAGTCGGCCGAGGCCCGTCAGCAGCACCGCCAGGTTCAGCACCCCGGCCAGCCGCACCACCTCCCAGCCGCCCAGCCCGGTCAGCCGGGCGAAGGCACCCTGCGCGAGGGCGTACGGCGAGTAGTACGGGCTGCCCGCGCCCGGCAGGTCCGCCATCGGATGCCGCGGACGCAGCAGATCCGCCTTCAGGCGCTCCACGACCGCCGCGTGCTGGCCCGCGTCGCAGCACAGCGGCACGGCCCAGTACGCCAGCAGCATCACCAGGAAGAACAGGAAGCCGAAGACCTGGTACTGCGTCGGACGCGGGCCGCGGCCGCCGCGCAGCGCGGTGGCACCGCGCACCGTGCTCCGGACGAGAGTGCCGACGGCCGCCTTTCCGACGTGGGAGGTCGTATCGGTTCGGGGCATTTGCCGTATGTTCCCGGTGGGGTCAACGGCTTTGCCTCACTTCACCTCATCGGGTGACCGTCAGTGGGCGTCGAGGAGTGACCGCGCGCTCGCCGGACCGGGGACCCGGCCCGCCGCCGGCCCCTCCATCCCCTCGCCCAGCATCAGCGTGCGGACGACCCGCTCGGCGGCCAGCCCGTCGTCGAACTCGCAGAACCGCTCCCGGAATCCCCGCCTGAAGCGCGCCGACTCCGCGTCCTGCCAGGTCCCGGAGGCGAACAGCCACGCCAACTCCCGGTAGGAGCGCGACACATGACCCGGCGCGTCGGCCGTGATGTCGAAGTAGGTGCCCCGGCTCGCCGTGTACGCGCCCCAGTCGTCGGCGTGGACCACGATCGGCCGGTCCAGGTTGGCGTAGTCGAACATCAGGGCGGAGTAGTCGGTGACCAGCACATCGGCCGCGAGCATCACGTCCTCGACGTGCGGCTCGTCCGTCGCGTCGATCAGCACGCCCCGCCGGTGCAGATCGGCCAGGCCCATCCCGCGCGCGATGCCCTTCGCCAGCGCCGGGTGCAGCCGTACGACGAGCGTGTGGCCGGTGCCGAGGTCCCGGGCGAACCGGGCCAGGTCGATCCGGTCGACATGGCCGCCGCGGCGGTAGTCGCGGCGGGTCGGCGCGTACAGCACGACGGTGTGCCCGGCCGGGACGCCGAGCCGGGCGCGGGCCGCCTCGGTGGCCTCGGCGTTCGCGTTCACCAGCACGTCGTTGCGCGGACTGCCCGTCCGCGCCGACGCGAAATGACACGGGTAGGCCCGCTCCCACACCAGCTCCGAGTGCCGGTTGGCCACCAGGCTGTGGTCCCAGCGGTCGGCCCGCCACAGCATCTTCGGCACGTCGAAGCCGTGCCGGGCACCGGGCTTGGCCAGCAGGTCGGCAGCCATGTGCTTCAGCGGGGTGCCCTGATGGGTGTGGATGTGGACGCTGCCGGGCCGCTTGCCCAGGGTGCCGGGCCAGTTGACGTTGTTCACCCAGTACGTCGCCCGCGCCATGACCTCGTGATAGCGCCGCGAGCCCGGCGTCACGAAGTCGATGCCGGGCGCCATCGTGTCCGCCGCGTCCTCCCGCACCACCCACACGCCCCTCAGGTGCGGGGCGATCTCGCCGGCCTTCGCGTGGATGGCCGCCGGATCGCCCAGCACGCCCCGGTGCGAGAACGCCGAGTACACGGCGAGGTGCGGATCCAGGGGCCGCCTCGACCGGGCCGCGTACAGCATCCGCCCGGCCCGCTGCCCGGCCACCCGCGTCACCCGCCGCCTGCCGCTCGCGACGACCCCGCGCAGCTCGCGCAGCGCACGGGCCGCGGCGAACGACTCGTACGACGCCGTGGCCAGCAGCCGCATCTCCTGGCCGCGCGTGCCGCCGGGCGGGACGAAGCCCTCGGGGACGTGCCGGGCGTAGAACGAGCGGATCGCCCGGTAGAAGTCCGGCCGGTGCCCGAGCCGCACCCGGTCCTCGCGGGCCAGCACGAACAGCATGTGGTCCAGGGCCCGTTCGAACAGCGGCGGGCACGCCCACGCCAGGTCCGGGCGCTGCCGCAGGAACGCGAACAGGGACTCGTACTGCGGGAAGATGTCGAAGTGCCGCCGCCCCGGCGTCCTGGTGATCGCGCCCTGCCGGCGCTGCCGGTACTCGACTCCGATCCGCTCCAGACAGGCGACCCGGTCGGCCAGCACCATCGAGCGGTAGGTGACGGGCGCGTCCTCGTACAGGCCCGGGGCGTACGCCAGGTCGTGCCCGAGGAAGAAGTCGCGCCGGTACGCCTTGTTCCACGCGACCAGGAACAGATGCAGGTACTCCTGGTTCTCCCGCACGCTGACCGTGCCGGTGCCGGCCGCCGCCAGCAGGTCCGCCGACGTGCTGCGGCCACCGCGCCCCCACCAGTGCGTGCGCACATGGTCGAAGACCAGGATGTCCGGGTCGCCGGTCGTCTCCAGCCGCGCGGCGACCGCCTCCAGCAGGCCCGGCGTGTAGTGGTCGTCGCTGTCCAGGAACAGGACGTAGTCGCCGCTCGCCTGCGCCAGCCCGGCGTTGCGGGCCCGGCCGAGACCGACGTTCTCCGCGAGGTGCAGCACACGCACGCGTGCGTCGCGCTCGGCGTAGCCGTCCAGGATGGCCGGGCAGCCGTCGGGTGAGCGGTCGTCGACCGCGATCACCTCGAAGTCGGTGTACGACTGCCCGAGCACCGAGTCCAGGCACTCCCGCAGGAAGCCCTGCACCTTGAAGACGGGCACGATGATGCTGAAGCGGGGCACGTCAGCTCCTCACAAGGGTCGTCGCGGCGGGGGCGGGGATGCGCTCGGCGAGCGGGACCACCGGCGGCAGCGCCTCGGGCGGCTCCCCGAGCAGCACCCGGCGTACGACACGCTCGGCGGCGTGCCCGTCGTCGAACTGGCAGAAGCGCTCCCGGAACGCGGCACGCAGGGTGCCCGCCTCCTCGTCCGCGTAAGAGCCGTCCCGCAGTACCGCCGCGAGCTCGCCCAGCGTCCGCGCCATCCGGCCCGGCGGCGCCTCCATCAGGTCGAAGTAGACGCCCCGCAGCTCCCGGTAGACGTCCCAGTCGTCGGCGTACACGACGATCGGCCGGTCCAGGTTGGCGTAGTCGAACATGATCGACGAGTAGTCGGTGATCAGCGCGTCGGCGGCCAGGCACACGTCCTCGGCGGAGCCGTGCCCGGTGACGTCGATGACCCGGCCGGTGCCGCGCGCGGCACCCCGGTCGTAGAAGTAGTGGGCGCGCAGCAGCACCACGTACTCGTCACCGATCTCCTCGCACAGCGCCTCAAGATCCAGGCCCGTCTCGAAGCCGGTGGCGTGGTCGCGGTGCGTGGGCGCGAAGAGCAGTGCCTTCTTGTCCTCGGGGACGCCCAGTTCGCGGCGCACCCGCGCCACGTCGTCGGCGGTCGCCGTGCAGTAGACGTCGTTGCGCGGATAGCCGTACTCCAGGGTCTCGTGGGCCGAGGGGAAGGCCCGCTCCCACACTTCCGTGGAGTGGCGGTTGGAGCTCAGGTTGAAGTCCCAGCGGTCCACGCGGGCCAGCAGCCTGGAGAAGCTGCCGGTCGCCGCGGCCACCACCGGGTAGGTCGCCTGGTCGGCGCCCATCTTCTTCAGCGGGGTGCCGTGCTGGGTCGACAGATGGACACTGCCCTTGCGCTTGACCACGGCGTCCGCGAAGTTGGCATTGTTGATCAGGTACTTGGCGCGGGCCAGCGCGTCCCAGTACTCACGGCTGCCGATCACCGCGTACTCCACGCCCTCGGGCACGGTGTGCGCCCGGTCCGCCTCGACCAGGAACACCGAGCGGATGTGGGGGGCGAGTTCGCGTGCCTTGGCGTGGATCGCCGCCGGGTTGCAGACATAGCCGCGGCCCCAGTACGCGCAGTACACCGCGAGATTCGCGTCCAGCCGGGTCCGCAGCCGGTGCCGGTACCGCAGCCGGGTGCGCAGCCCGCGCGGCCGCGGCACAGCCGAAACCGCCCTCGCCAACGACCGGTTCGCGCCGCGCAGCGCCCGGAACGCCAGGTACGCCCCGCTCGCCAGCAGCCGGTGCTGCACCCCCAGACTGCCGCCCGGCGTCCGGTACCCGGCGGGCCGGTAGCGCCGGTACAGCCCGCTCGCCCGCTGGAAGAACGCCCGGCGCCGGCGCGGCAGCCTGCGCGGATGAGCGGCCGTCTTCAGCACGGCCGCGAAGAGCTGCTCGAACAGCGGCCCGAACCGCTCCGCGGGCAGCTGAAGTTCGGCGGCCCGAGCGAGCACCAGCTCGGCCTGCGCGAGCAGCTCGAAGTGATGCCCGCCCGGCAGGCCGAGCCGGTTGCCCTGCCGGCGCAGCAGATGCCGTACGACGACCTGCCGCAGCACCGCCACGCGCTCGGCGCTCAGCGCGACCAGGCCGCCGAAGCCGATGTCGGTGAAGCGGCCCTCGGGGAAGGTGAGCTGCCGTTCGGTGAGGAAGGCACGCCGGTAGGCCGCGCTCCACGCCGGCAGCTCCACGCCGGTGAGGTGCGGGGCCCGCTCGGGCGGGAAGGCACCGTCCGGCGTGCGGGCCAGCACCGGCGCGGCCGGGTTGGTCGGCTCGCCCGCCCACCACGGGGTGCGTTCGTGCTCGAAGTACAGGACGTCCACGTCACCGGTCTCGCCCAGCCGGGCGTCCAGCGCAGCCAGCGCGCCCGGCAGCAGCGTGTCGTCGCCGTCCAGGAACAGCAGCCAGTCACCGGTCGCGGCCCGCAGCCCGGCGTCGCGCGCCCCGGCCAGCCCGGCCGCGGGCGGCGAGTGCACGGGCGCCACCCGGCAGTCCCGCTCGGCGTACCCGGCGGCGACGCCCTGCGCCGGGGCGTCGGGGCCGTCCGTGACCGGGATCAGCTCGAAGTCGCCGAAGGACTGGCCCAGGACCGAGTCCAGCGCCTGGGGCAGCCGGCCCGCGACCCCGTGGGACGGAACGATGATGCTGAAGCGGGGCATACTGCTCTTCCTGTCGGTGTGCGATGTGCCGGCGGCCTGGTGCGCGAGAAGGCCGGGGGCCGGCCTCAGCCGGCGCCGAGT
The DNA window shown above is from Streptomyces chartreusis and carries:
- a CDS encoding response regulator transcription factor; amino-acid sequence: MRVVIAEDNALLREGLVLLLTSAGHEVVAVAGTGPEILPALLEHRPDAAVVDVRMPPDFRDEGLRAALAARKELPGLPVLVLSQYVEESYAAELLAGGASGLGYLLKDRVGRVDEFLDALERVAAGGTALDPEVVTELLTRRPDSPLDSLTPREREVLALMAEGHDNATIARTLVVTERAVHKHIGNVFLKLGLPQSDSGHRRVLAVLTYLNNS
- the galE gene encoding UDP-glucose 4-epimerase GalE, with protein sequence MSWLITGGAGYIGAHVVRAMTEAGERAVVYDDLSTGIADRVPDSVPLVVGSTLDRERVARAIAAHRITGVVHLAAKKQVGESVDLPLLYYRENVEGLRVLLEAVTAADVRSFVFSSSAAVYGMPDVDLVTEETPCAPMSPYGETKLAGEWLVRATGKATGLATASLRYFNVAGAATPGLADTGVFNLVPMVFEKLTENAPPRIFGDDYPTPDGTCIRDYIHVVDLAEAHVAAARALQDSPGHDLTLNIGRGEGVSVREMIDRINAVTGYDRPPTVTPRRPGDPARVVASADRIATELDWKAKHDVQDMIASAWAGWVRQHPDAARD
- a CDS encoding glycosyltransferase family 2 protein is translated as MDPHAPHTAPVPRVGVVVIGHDDAAHVTAAVRSALAQGPVVGEIVAVDDCSTDDSVELLTRLAAGEPRVRVVRRRVDSGGCGSPRNTGLDRVTSPYVMFLDSGDLLPPGAADALLRAATDAGADVAGGLCVRREVPEQRRAPAGREAPEKGREVPWEAGLHAARAVYESPAQRPRLVHDTLCVNKLYRTDFLRDHGIRFPEGRFRHGDLVFSARVLAAGPRIALVPNRVYVRHVRGCADRLPSSPGRAGIADWRARTEANRAAYEILLAAGRKELAREARAKFLDHELRMYACELESHDVHHRRAWWTLTRAYLAEYDASDWEHRPTAPGCLVGRVVLASPEPRDLPHIRALAARPARLLPPYAHTPDGTPAWSAGLPGITLEPLLTRPVRFLPLTVDAELRPRARTALLRLRLHELYGRMAQAGPEALEVEWRCRATGRAVGPRTTVGLAAPAVGGAGVFWSAEVTLRWAAFAFGRMPAGGARVWDLRLRVRFRGGAYREVTAQARAGAELPRRCAVVGARHSVVLMEPYSTHSGALALRVAPASRGVMSVVHDGLRRLLHCHSRPQAH
- a CDS encoding MarR family winged helix-turn-helix transcriptional regulator; this encodes MTTTPTADWLRLDQQICFSLNAASRAFGGVYRVVLKELGLTYPQYLVMLVLWEHGDLPVKKLGEHLRLDSGTLSPLLKRLETAGLVRRERSARDERSVEVRLTDEGVALRERALQVPRRIVAATGFDKDAIGELRERLDQLTEALDAAALEEARGLEA
- a CDS encoding organic hydroperoxide resistance protein, coding for MDALYTAVATATHGRDGRAVSNDGRIDLKLAPPVELGGNGEGTNPEQLFAAGYAACFGSALGLVGRQAKVDVTDAAVTAEVGIGKQGEGFGLKVTLRVELPDTLDEETGRKLVEQAHQVCPYSNATRGNIEVDLVIE
- a CDS encoding bifunctional glycosyltransferase/CDP-glycerol:glycerophosphate glycerophosphotransferase produces the protein MPRFSIIVPVFKVQGFLRECLDSVLGQSYTDFEVIAVDDRSPDGCPAILDGYAERDARVRVLHLAENVGLGRARNAGLAQASGDYVLFLDSDDHYTPGLLEAVAARLETTGDPDILVFDHVRTHWWGRGGRSTSADLLAAAGTGTVSVRENQEYLHLFLVAWNKAYRRDFFLGHDLAYAPGLYEDAPVTYRSMVLADRVACLERIGVEYRQRRQGAITRTPGRRHFDIFPQYESLFAFLRQRPDLAWACPPLFERALDHMLFVLAREDRVRLGHRPDFYRAIRSFYARHVPEGFVPPGGTRGQEMRLLATASYESFAAARALRELRGVVASGRRRVTRVAGQRAGRMLYAARSRRPLDPHLAVYSAFSHRGVLGDPAAIHAKAGEIAPHLRGVWVVREDAADTMAPGIDFVTPGSRRYHEVMARATYWVNNVNWPGTLGKRPGSVHIHTHQGTPLKHMAADLLAKPGARHGFDVPKMLWRADRWDHSLVANRHSELVWERAYPCHFASARTGSPRNDVLVNANAEATEAARARLGVPAGHTVVLYAPTRRDYRRGGHVDRIDLARFARDLGTGHTLVVRLHPALAKGIARGMGLADLHRRGVLIDATDEPHVEDVMLAADVLVTDYSALMFDYANLDRPIVVHADDWGAYTASRGTYFDITADAPGHVSRSYRELAWLFASGTWQDAESARFRRGFRERFCEFDDGLAAERVVRTLMLGEGMEGPAAGRVPGPASARSLLDAH
- a CDS encoding bifunctional glycosyltransferase/CDP-glycerol:glycerophosphate glycerophosphotransferase; protein product: MPRFSIIVPSHGVAGRLPQALDSVLGQSFGDFELIPVTDGPDAPAQGVAAGYAERDCRVAPVHSPPAAGLAGARDAGLRAATGDWLLFLDGDDTLLPGALAALDARLGETGDVDVLYFEHERTPWWAGEPTNPAAPVLARTPDGAFPPERAPHLTGVELPAWSAAYRRAFLTERQLTFPEGRFTDIGFGGLVALSAERVAVLRQVVVRHLLRRQGNRLGLPGGHHFELLAQAELVLARAAELQLPAERFGPLFEQLFAAVLKTAAHPRRLPRRRRAFFQRASGLYRRYRPAGYRTPGGSLGVQHRLLASGAYLAFRALRGANRSLARAVSAVPRPRGLRTRLRYRHRLRTRLDANLAVYCAYWGRGYVCNPAAIHAKARELAPHIRSVFLVEADRAHTVPEGVEYAVIGSREYWDALARAKYLINNANFADAVVKRKGSVHLSTQHGTPLKKMGADQATYPVVAAATGSFSRLLARVDRWDFNLSSNRHSTEVWERAFPSAHETLEYGYPRNDVYCTATADDVARVRRELGVPEDKKALLFAPTHRDHATGFETGLDLEALCEEIGDEYVVLLRAHYFYDRGAARGTGRVIDVTGHGSAEDVCLAADALITDYSSIMFDYANLDRPIVVYADDWDVYRELRGVYFDLMEAPPGRMARTLGELAAVLRDGSYADEEAGTLRAAFRERFCQFDDGHAAERVVRRVLLGEPPEALPPVVPLAERIPAPAATTLVRS